TGTGGTCCACCGCCGTGGTCGACACCGCAGACGAGATGGAGTTCGACACGCCGTTGTCGGTGCCGCCGCTGGCGGAGTCCACGGTGGACGGCGAGGGGCGCCGGGTATTCGACCTGGAGGTTCGCGAGGGCAGCCACGAGTTCACCGCAGGCCGATCGACACCCACCTGGGGAGTGAACGGCGATTACCTCGGCCCCACGCTGCGGGCGAGCCGGGGCGAGGAGGTGCTCGTCAACGTCACCAACGACGTCGGCGAGCCCACGACCCTGCACTGGCACGGGATGCACCTGCCCGCGCGGATGGACGGCGGGCCGCACCAGATGATCGACCCTGGTGAGACGTGGTCGCCGACCTGGCGGATCGAACAGCCCGCCGCCTCGCTCTGGTACCACCCGCACCTGCACGGCTCCACCCAGGAGCACGTGTACCGGGGCGTCGCGGGGATGTTCCTGCTCGACGACGAGCGGTCGGGTCAGGTCGGCCTGCCCGACGAGTACGGCGTCGACGACTTCCCGCTCGTCGTCCAGGACAAGAAGTTCGCGGCCGACGGCACGCTGGACACCGACGAGGGCATGGTCGCGCCCAGCGGGCTCCTCGGCGACACCGTCGCGGTGAACGGCACCGTCGGCGGCTATCTCGACGTGACCACGGAGAAGGTGCGGCTGCGGCTGCTCAACGGCTCCGGCGGCCGGTTCTACGACTTCGGCCTCGCCGACGGCGGCACGGTGACCATGGTCGCCTCCGACGGCGGGCTGCTGCCCGCTCCACTGGAGATCGATCGGGTGCTGCTCTCCCCCGGTGAACGCGCCGAGATCGTCGTCGAGATGGCGCCCGGCGAGGAGAAGGTGCTGCGCAGCCACCCGACCGACCTGGGTCTGGGCGCCTGGGACAGCCGATTCACCGGGGCCGAGGACACGTTCGACCTCGTGCAGCTTCGGGCGGCCGAGTCGCTGGCACCCTCGGCGGAGATCGCCGCCGAGCTGGCGCCCGCACCCGATCTCCGTGCGGAGGACGCGAGCGAGACCAGGCGGTTCCGGCTCAGTGGGAACAACATCAACGGGCGGCGGATGGACATGGACCGGATCGACGAGGTCGTCACGGTCGGCGACACCGAGATCTGGGAGGTCAGCAACTCCAACGGTGGGACCCCGCACAACTTCCACGTGCACGACGTGCAGTTCCGAGTGCTCGACCTCGAAGGGACACCGCCCCCACCCGAACTGAGCGGCTGGAAGGACACCCTCTACATCAGGCCGAACACCACGGCCCGGATCGTGATGCGCTTCGAGGACTACACCGATCCGGACTATCCCTACATGTTCCACTGTCACCTGCTCCAGCACGAGGACCGGGGCATGATGGGC
The Actinoalloteichus fjordicus DNA segment above includes these coding regions:
- a CDS encoding multicopper oxidase family protein, whose amino-acid sequence is MNARVRRRRFRILKILIGLSLVTGLVVGAGALVLWSTAVVDTADEMEFDTPLSVPPLAESTVDGEGRRVFDLEVREGSHEFTAGRSTPTWGVNGDYLGPTLRASRGEEVLVNVTNDVGEPTTLHWHGMHLPARMDGGPHQMIDPGETWSPTWRIEQPAASLWYHPHLHGSTQEHVYRGVAGMFLLDDERSGQVGLPDEYGVDDFPLVVQDKKFAADGTLDTDEGMVAPSGLLGDTVAVNGTVGGYLDVTTEKVRLRLLNGSGGRFYDFGLADGGTVTMVASDGGLLPAPLEIDRVLLSPGERAEIVVEMAPGEEKVLRSHPTDLGLGAWDSRFTGAEDTFDLVQLRAAESLAPSAEIAAELAPAPDLRAEDASETRRFRLSGNNINGRRMDMDRIDEVVTVGDTEIWEVSNSNGGTPHNFHVHDVQFRVLDLEGTPPPPELSGWKDTLYIRPNTTARIVMRFEDYTDPDYPYMFHCHLLQHEDRGMMGQFVVVEEGGSAGTPPAHDH